A portion of the Microbulbifer agarilyticus genome contains these proteins:
- a CDS encoding glycoside hydrolase family 9 protein, whose amino-acid sequence MTTIARTKALTLFVCLTLATGADANAGTEKHAPVPSNLIRMNQLGYKPKSSKLVVVIAEKNPGSFTVRELFSNEVVLRGKMRQSTEVTLAGARAWHADLGNVRKPGRYALELPDGQRATFQVAEEVYKDLADASLKAFYYQRASMPIEDDHAGIWARTAGHPDHKVLIHSSAASAARPAGTEVSAPKGWYDAGDYNKYVVNSGITMGTLMSAYERFPEHFSAHTLAIPESGNDMPDILDEVRYNLDWLARMQDPNDGGVYHKLTTANFAGMVAPHTATKTRYMVQKSTAATLDFAAVMAQASRVFAKFQPQHAADYLNAAQAAWQWAKDNPAVAYRQEQLNQRFDPDIVTGAYGDEHLTDEFFWAAAELYLATEESRYWKVIHTTAIEYSLPNWGDVRWLGYYSLLANKAKLPKESAPWQNRVTASLVQAALDLHSAGMRSAYHTPMASDPAHFVWGSNAVAANQGILLLEAFRITGNSDFLRGAEDTRDYLLGRNATGYSFVTGFGTRTPQHPHHRLAAAHPERPPLPGFLVGGPNPAQQDGCDYPSNIADESFIDDVCSYASNEIAINWNAPFAYLINGLQALEGRNDRRAPIATSAR is encoded by the coding sequence ATGACCACGATCGCCAGAACAAAAGCCTTAACCCTCTTCGTTTGCCTCACACTTGCCACCGGTGCCGATGCCAATGCAGGAACGGAGAAGCACGCTCCTGTCCCAAGCAACCTGATTCGCATGAACCAATTGGGTTACAAGCCCAAGTCCAGCAAATTGGTCGTCGTCATTGCGGAGAAAAATCCCGGGTCCTTTACCGTACGCGAGCTATTCAGTAACGAAGTTGTCCTGCGCGGTAAGATGCGACAGTCGACGGAAGTAACTCTGGCGGGCGCACGAGCCTGGCACGCAGATTTGGGCAATGTGCGAAAACCCGGCCGCTACGCTTTGGAGCTACCCGACGGACAGCGGGCTACATTTCAGGTTGCCGAGGAGGTATATAAGGACCTGGCCGATGCCAGCCTTAAAGCGTTTTATTACCAGCGCGCCTCAATGCCGATTGAGGACGACCATGCAGGCATCTGGGCCCGGACTGCGGGACACCCGGACCACAAGGTCCTGATCCACAGCTCCGCGGCCAGCGCCGCGCGCCCGGCCGGTACCGAGGTATCCGCCCCCAAAGGCTGGTACGACGCAGGTGACTACAACAAGTATGTAGTGAACAGTGGTATCACCATGGGCACTCTGATGAGTGCTTATGAACGCTTTCCAGAACATTTTTCGGCGCACACACTGGCTATTCCCGAGTCCGGCAATGACATGCCCGACATCCTCGATGAAGTGCGCTACAACCTGGATTGGCTGGCGCGCATGCAGGACCCCAACGACGGCGGCGTGTACCACAAACTGACCACCGCCAACTTCGCGGGCATGGTCGCCCCGCATACCGCCACGAAAACACGCTATATGGTGCAGAAAAGCACCGCGGCCACGCTGGATTTTGCCGCAGTCATGGCCCAGGCCTCACGGGTATTCGCAAAGTTCCAACCTCAACACGCTGCGGATTACCTCAACGCGGCGCAGGCCGCGTGGCAGTGGGCAAAAGACAATCCTGCGGTGGCGTATCGACAGGAACAACTCAACCAGCGGTTCGACCCGGACATCGTCACCGGCGCGTATGGTGATGAGCATCTCACCGATGAGTTCTTCTGGGCTGCTGCTGAGTTGTATCTCGCCACCGAGGAGTCCCGGTATTGGAAGGTCATTCACACCACGGCAATCGAATACTCCCTGCCAAACTGGGGGGACGTGCGTTGGCTCGGGTATTACAGCTTGCTCGCCAACAAAGCGAAGCTCCCCAAAGAGAGCGCCCCGTGGCAAAACAGAGTGACCGCCAGTTTGGTGCAGGCAGCACTCGACCTGCACTCCGCAGGCATGCGCAGTGCCTACCATACCCCCATGGCTAGCGACCCCGCGCATTTCGTATGGGGAAGCAACGCGGTGGCGGCCAACCAGGGTATTTTGCTGCTCGAGGCCTTCCGCATTACCGGCAACAGCGACTTTCTACGCGGTGCCGAAGATACCCGCGACTACCTGCTCGGGCGCAATGCCACAGGCTACTCTTTTGTCACCGGTTTCGGCACCCGCACCCCGCAGCACCCACACCACCGCCTCGCGGCAGCGCACCCGGAACGTCCTCCCCTACCGGGGTTTCTGGTGGGTGGCCCCAACCCAGCGCAACAAGATGGCTGCGACTACCCCAGCAACATCGCCGATGAGTCATTTATTGACGATGTTTGTAGTTATGCCAGCAATGAAATTGCCATCAACTGGAATGCGCCTTTCGCCTATCTGATCAATGGCCTGCAGGCACTGGAAGGCCGGAATGACCGCAGAGCCCCCATCGCTACTAGCGCTCGCTGA